In Brevibacterium zhoupengii, the following are encoded in one genomic region:
- a CDS encoding 2-hydroxycarboxylate transporter family protein, whose translation MTSREVKEDSAQAEQVQEATRSFDRTIMGLPVLAFIPMAIIALVAVSLTSEGTGMTAAFAVVISLGGILMWVGNSIPYFKVIGGGVILCILVPAIFKYVGVMPGSVEGLVTSFYDTSGFGEFVVAALITGSILGMPRSLLIKAGARILVPIIATIAACFTVIGLIGQVTGVGAGYAIFFVAGPVLGGGVAAGAIPISEIIAQNSGGSAAEYLTALVPAVAVANILCIIIAAVLNNVGKKQGHRFKAFNGQGVLAQGVRLPEATAEKLQSPAAAVKLAAMGFFIAGALFTVSNLLSDLFPVLHAYVFLILICALAKIFVPMPQYVEESVDLWYVFVANAMIPAILVAISVIAINIDEVLSLVSDPGYMAMTLLTVVVAALVAGFVGWLVKLYWIESAISAGLGLADFGSSGDLAVLQASQRLNLLPFLSISSRIGGGLVLVALSALAPYLL comes from the coding sequence ATGACAAGTCGAGAAGTCAAAGAGGACTCTGCGCAGGCGGAGCAAGTGCAGGAGGCCACCAGGTCGTTCGATCGCACGATTATGGGGCTGCCGGTCCTGGCGTTCATTCCGATGGCGATCATCGCCCTCGTTGCAGTGAGTCTCACATCAGAGGGGACCGGAATGACGGCGGCCTTCGCCGTGGTCATCTCCTTGGGCGGAATCCTGATGTGGGTGGGAAACTCCATCCCCTATTTCAAGGTGATCGGCGGCGGGGTCATTCTCTGCATCCTCGTCCCGGCGATCTTCAAGTACGTCGGTGTCATGCCCGGCTCCGTCGAAGGCCTGGTGACCAGCTTCTATGACACCTCGGGGTTCGGGGAGTTCGTCGTGGCGGCGCTCATCACCGGCAGCATCCTCGGGATGCCTCGCAGCCTGCTCATCAAGGCCGGCGCCCGAATTCTGGTCCCGATCATCGCTACAATCGCTGCCTGCTTCACTGTGATCGGACTGATCGGACAGGTCACCGGCGTTGGTGCAGGCTATGCGATCTTCTTCGTCGCCGGACCGGTACTGGGCGGCGGTGTCGCAGCCGGAGCTATTCCGATCTCAGAGATCATCGCTCAGAACAGCGGTGGGTCTGCTGCTGAGTACCTGACGGCGCTGGTGCCAGCAGTCGCCGTTGCCAACATCCTCTGCATCATCATCGCCGCAGTTCTCAACAATGTGGGCAAGAAGCAGGGGCACCGCTTCAAGGCCTTCAATGGCCAGGGCGTCCTCGCCCAGGGAGTCCGTCTGCCCGAGGCGACTGCCGAAAAGCTCCAATCACCGGCTGCGGCCGTCAAGTTGGCAGCGATGGGCTTCTTCATCGCCGGTGCACTCTTCACCGTGTCGAACCTGCTCAGCGATCTGTTCCCGGTTCTCCACGCCTACGTGTTCCTCATCCTCATCTGTGCGCTGGCGAAGATCTTCGTCCCGATGCCGCAGTACGTGGAGGAGTCGGTTGACCTCTGGTACGTCTTCGTCGCCAATGCGATGATTCCTGCGATCCTCGTCGCCATCAGCGTGATCGCCATTAACATCGATGAAGTTCTCTCGCTGGTCTCGGACCCCGGATACATGGCGATGACTCTGCTGACCGTGGTCGTCGCTGCTCTCGTCGCCGGTTTCGTCGGCTGGCTGGTCAAGCTGTACTGGATCGAATCGGCGATCTCGGCAGGACTGGGACTGGCCGACTTCGGATCCAGCGGTGACCTCGCGGTCCTTCAGGCCTCGCAGAGGCTGAACCTGCTGCCGTTCCTGTCGATCTCCTCACGCATCGGCGGTGGCCTGGTCCTCGTCGCATTGTCTGCGTTGGCTCCGTACCTGCTGTAG
- a CDS encoding histidine phosphatase family protein, giving the protein MSVLYLVRHGQASFGTDDYDRLSDLGKEQSYITGEHLGAQNVAPIRVVHGEMLRQRQTAAGIQSGLASALEPQIDSGWNEYQAWELTGALTDTDPRAKQDSKIFQAELERGAARWASGEHDGDYTETFKEFTTRVNTALDDACAAMSSGESTIVVSSAGAIAWTAARLLGGGFDQWMAFNRVTVNTGITRIITGQSGTSLISFNEHGHQVPEKVTYR; this is encoded by the coding sequence ATGAGTGTTCTGTATCTGGTCCGACACGGCCAGGCATCATTCGGCACCGATGACTATGACCGACTGTCCGATCTGGGCAAGGAACAGAGCTACATCACCGGCGAGCACCTCGGCGCACAGAACGTCGCGCCGATTCGCGTCGTCCACGGAGAGATGCTGCGCCAGCGACAGACCGCCGCAGGTATCCAGTCCGGACTAGCCAGCGCCCTGGAGCCTCAGATCGATTCCGGCTGGAACGAGTATCAGGCTTGGGAGCTCACAGGCGCCCTGACCGACACCGATCCGCGTGCGAAGCAGGATTCGAAGATCTTCCAGGCCGAGCTCGAACGCGGAGCTGCCCGCTGGGCCAGCGGTGAGCACGACGGCGACTATACGGAGACCTTCAAGGAGTTCACCACCCGCGTCAACACAGCGCTCGATGACGCGTGCGCTGCGATGAGTTCTGGTGAGTCGACGATCGTCGTCTCCAGCGCCGGAGCCATCGCGTGGACGGCGGCCAGGCTCCTCGGCGGTGGCTTCGACCAGTGGATGGCGTTCAACCGGGTCACCGTCAACACCGGAATCACGCGCATCATCACCGGCCAGAGCGGGACCAGCCTCATCTCCTTCAACGAGCACGGCCACCAGGTCCCGGAGAAGGTCACCTACCGCTAG
- a CDS encoding CoA transferase subunit A, translating to MLKEDAMDKTTSLSEAISTHLYDGDTVALEGFGHLVPVAAAHEIIRQKYSNLTLARMSCDVIVDQLLGANCLTGLIAAFVANSSAGSLYELRRRIEHSDPEPLWFDEYSHGGMVARYQAGASKLPFQPIASYRGSDLAQKNPRIRPVDDPFGGPPIYVVPALNPDLTVIHAQRADSAGNVQAWGMLGIQTEAAFAGQRLIVTVEEIVDESIIRSDPNRTIVPSHIVDAVVEVPRGAHPHAVQGYYDRDDAFSRDWSALARNAEAVKTWLQTNIHDTADHDEFLALLGADHFDKLGIRDAYSTPVNYGGRE from the coding sequence ATGCTCAAGGAGGACGCGATGGACAAGACGACGAGCCTGTCGGAGGCGATCAGCACCCATCTCTACGATGGGGATACCGTCGCACTGGAAGGCTTCGGGCACCTCGTTCCGGTCGCTGCGGCGCACGAAATCATCCGACAGAAATACTCGAACCTCACCCTGGCGCGCATGTCCTGCGATGTCATCGTCGACCAGCTCCTCGGCGCCAACTGCCTCACCGGTCTGATCGCAGCCTTCGTAGCCAACAGTTCGGCAGGCTCCCTCTACGAACTGCGCCGGAGAATCGAGCACTCGGATCCCGAACCGCTGTGGTTCGACGAATACAGCCACGGCGGAATGGTGGCCAGGTATCAGGCCGGTGCATCAAAGCTCCCATTCCAGCCGATCGCCTCCTATCGCGGCAGCGATCTCGCCCAGAAGAACCCTCGAATCAGACCCGTGGACGACCCCTTCGGCGGCCCACCGATCTACGTCGTGCCCGCACTCAACCCGGACCTCACGGTCATCCACGCCCAACGTGCCGACTCGGCCGGAAATGTGCAGGCCTGGGGGATGCTGGGAATCCAGACCGAGGCCGCCTTCGCAGGCCAGCGACTCATCGTCACTGTCGAAGAGATCGTCGACGAGTCCATCATCCGCTCCGACCCGAACCGCACCATCGTTCCCTCCCACATCGTTGACGCTGTCGTGGAAGTGCCCCGTGGTGCGCACCCGCACGCCGTGCAGGGCTACTACGACCGCGACGACGCGTTCTCCCGAGACTGGTCAGCACTTGCCCGCAACGCCGAGGCGGTGAAGACCTGGCTGCAGACGAACATCCATGACACCGCAGACCACGACGAGTTCCTCGCACTGCTGGGAGCAGACCACTTCGACAAGCTGGGCATCCGCGACGCCTATTCGACACCCGTCAACTATGGAGGCCGGGAATGA
- a CDS encoding CoA-transferase subunit beta, with protein sequence MTAGTSDHTDLKKDGGAVTSSELLTIHSARALAGRRVVFAGHGLPTLATSLAQRTVAPEIEIVYESGVTGARPPDLPRTISDSVLVPGAASVIPMTHLFNYVLQGQRIDVGFLGAAQVDRYGSLNSTLIGDDWEHPDSRLPGSGGAIEAMAGAAEIFLVMRRHTPRTFVETLDFVTSPSPHRAAQSEVGTMPAGAGVTHVITDLGIMTRFAQDEELTLSAVHPGVDPAEVVRQTGWDLKVASDLETTQAPTSEELAVLRDDLDPTRIYLR encoded by the coding sequence ATGACCGCTGGCACATCTGATCACACCGATTTGAAGAAGGACGGCGGGGCTGTCACGAGCAGTGAACTGCTCACCATCCATTCTGCCCGAGCACTCGCCGGACGCCGCGTCGTCTTCGCCGGACACGGCCTGCCGACACTGGCCACCTCACTGGCCCAGCGCACTGTGGCCCCGGAGATCGAGATCGTCTACGAATCGGGAGTCACCGGAGCCAGACCGCCGGACCTGCCGCGCACCATCTCCGACTCGGTGCTGGTACCGGGGGCCGCCTCGGTGATTCCGATGACCCACCTGTTCAACTACGTCCTGCAGGGGCAGCGCATCGACGTCGGATTCCTCGGAGCCGCACAGGTTGACCGTTACGGCAGCCTCAACTCCACCCTCATCGGCGACGACTGGGAGCATCCGGACAGCAGGCTCCCCGGCTCCGGCGGTGCCATCGAAGCCATGGCAGGGGCGGCTGAGATCTTCCTCGTCATGCGCCGCCACACCCCGCGCACGTTTGTCGAGACTCTCGACTTCGTCACCTCGCCCAGTCCTCACCGGGCGGCACAGTCTGAGGTCGGCACCATGCCCGCCGGCGCCGGAGTCACGCACGTGATCACGGACCTGGGGATCATGACCCGATTCGCCCAGGACGAGGAACTCACGCTCAGCGCGGTCCACCCAGGAGTTGACCCTGCCGAGGTGGTCCGCCAGACCGGATGGGACCTGAAAGTCGCGAGCGATCTCGAAACGACTCAGGCTCCCACGTCAGAAGAGCTGGCGGTACTCAGGGACGATCTCGACCCCACCCGCATCTACCTGCGCTGA
- a CDS encoding NAD(P)H-dependent oxidoreductase yields the protein MHLLTVFAHPIRTSYPGAVMDSFHTPFAAAGHSIDLLDLHAEDFDPRFTEADHDHFWGGPIPSGIADMHRRVEVADRLAFVFPVYWWSMPAMMKGWIERVFTGDWAYQYGSGVADRGKEPLNGLLPRVPTALFGVGGSKQRTYDKYGYGDAMHAQLDIGIFAYCGITDVESHLIYDVEGEHNADNRSAGITQARNIATAFASPNRTPRNAKAEYLESRSARSA from the coding sequence ATGCACCTGCTGACCGTCTTCGCCCACCCGATCCGCACAAGCTATCCGGGCGCGGTGATGGATTCCTTCCACACACCGTTCGCAGCTGCAGGCCACTCGATCGATCTCCTCGATCTCCATGCCGAAGACTTCGACCCACGATTCACTGAGGCGGACCACGATCATTTCTGGGGCGGTCCGATCCCATCCGGCATCGCCGACATGCACCGGCGAGTCGAGGTCGCGGACCGGTTGGCGTTCGTCTTCCCTGTCTACTGGTGGTCGATGCCGGCGATGATGAAGGGCTGGATCGAGCGGGTCTTCACCGGCGACTGGGCCTATCAGTACGGCTCGGGTGTTGCCGATCGAGGCAAGGAGCCGCTGAACGGACTCCTCCCCCGCGTGCCCACAGCACTCTTCGGCGTCGGTGGTTCCAAACAGCGCACCTATGACAAATACGGGTATGGGGACGCAATGCATGCCCAGCTCGATATCGGCATCTTCGCCTACTGCGGCATCACCGACGTGGAAAGCCATCTCATCTACGACGTCGAGGGCGAGCACAACGCCGACAATCGAAGCGCCGGCATCACCCAGGCACGAAACATCGCCACCGCATTCGCATCCCCGAACCGCACGCCTCGAAACGCCAAAGCGGAATACCTCGAGAGTCGGTCAGCGCGCTCGGCCTGA
- a CDS encoding TetR/AcrR family transcriptional regulator — protein sequence MSTTRTDIVTSCEPVFDGNGFAATGMDALTKAANVSSRTLYKHLGSKIGLTIAVLQARMERFFSTCTASTFDELLTGLERWIEAEGARGCLFLRAQGEADTLGAGAGVSTVVAEYRRRLRELIGHLVVNELGREDEALSDELLIIFEGATSTASYMGPRAIAAARSAASAVLMEGDPCTC from the coding sequence ATGTCCACTACTCGCACCGACATCGTCACCAGCTGTGAGCCCGTCTTCGACGGGAATGGCTTCGCGGCAACCGGCATGGATGCTCTCACCAAGGCAGCGAACGTCTCCTCGAGGACCCTGTACAAGCATCTGGGCAGCAAGATCGGGCTCACGATTGCCGTTCTCCAGGCGCGGATGGAACGCTTCTTCAGCACGTGCACGGCGTCGACCTTCGACGAGCTGCTCACCGGCCTTGAACGTTGGATAGAAGCAGAAGGTGCCCGGGGCTGCCTGTTCCTGCGCGCTCAAGGAGAAGCCGACACGCTTGGCGCCGGGGCTGGGGTCTCCACCGTGGTCGCGGAATATCGGCGGCGCCTGCGAGAGCTGATCGGCCACCTCGTCGTCAATGAGCTCGGTCGTGAAGATGAGGCCCTGTCCGATGAGCTGCTCATCATCTTCGAGGGTGCAACATCAACAGCCTCATATATGGGCCCGCGAGCAATCGCTGCGGCCCGCAGTGCGGCGAGCGCCGTGCTGATGGAAGGAGATCCATGCACCTGCTGA